Proteins from a genomic interval of Equus quagga isolate Etosha38 chromosome 11, UCLA_HA_Equagga_1.0, whole genome shotgun sequence:
- the PNISR gene encoding arginine/serine-rich protein PNISR isoform X2 gives MWDQGGQPWQQWPLNQQQWMQSFQHQQDPSQIDWAALAQAWIAQREASGQQSMVEQPPGMMPNGQDMSTMESGPNNHGNFQGDSNFNRMWQPEWGMHQQPPHPPPDQPWMPPTPGPMDIVPPSEDSNSQDSGEFAPDNRHIFNQNNHNFGGPPDNFAVGPVNQFDYQHGAAFGPPQGGFHPPYWQPGPPGPPAPPQNRRERPSSFRDRQRSPIALPVKQEPPQIDAVKRRTLPAWIREGLEKMEREKQKKLEKERMEQQRSQLSKKEKKATEDAEGGDGPRLPQRSKFDSDEEDEDTENVEAASSGKVTRSPSPVPQEEQSEPEMTEEEKEYQMMLLTKMLLTEILLDVTDEEIYYVAKDAHRKATKAPAKQLAQSSALASLTGLGGLGGYGSGDSEDERSDRGSESSDTDDEELRHRIRQKQEAFWRKEKEQQLLHDKQMEEEKQQTERVTKEMNEFIHKEQNSLSLLEAREADGDVVNEKKRTPNETTSVLEPKKEHKEKEKQGRSRSGSSSSGSSSSNSRTSSTSSTVSSSSYSSSSGSSRTSSRSSSPKRKKRHSRSRSPTIKARRSRSRSYSRRIKIESNRARVKIRDRRRSNRNSIERERRRNRSPSRERRRSRSRSRDRRTNRSSRSRSRDRRKIDDQRGNLSGSSHKHKGEAKEQERKKERSRSIDKDRKKKDKEREREQDKRKEKQKREEKDFKFSSQDDRLKRKRESERTFSRSGSISVKIIRHDSRQDSKKSTTKDSKKHSGSDSSGRSSSESPGSSKEKKAKKPKHSRSRSMEKSQRSGKKASRKHKSKSRSRSTTPPRRKR, from the exons atGTGGGATCAAGGAGGACAGCCTTGGCAGCAGTGGCCCCTGAACCAGCAACAGTGGATGCAGTCATTCCAGCATCAGCAGGATCCAA gtCAGATTGACTGGGCTGCATTGGCTCAAGCTTGGATTGCCCAAAGAGAAGCTTCAGGACAGCAAAGCATGGTGGAACAACCACCAGGAATGATGCCAAATGGACAAGATATGTCTACAATGGAATCTGGTCCAAACAATCATGGGAATTTTCAAGGAGATTCAAACTTTAACAGAATGTGGCAACCAG AATGGGGAATGCATCAGCAACCCCCACACCCCCCTCCAGATCAGCCATGGATGCCACCAACACCAGGCCCAATGGACATTGTTCCTCCTTCCGAAGACAGCAACAGTCAGGACAGTGGGGAATTTGCCCCTGACAACAGGCATATATTTAACCAGAACAATCACAACTTTGGTGGACCACCCGATAATTTTGCAGTGGGGCCAGTGAACCAGTTTGACTATCAG CATGGGGCTGCTTTTGGTCCACCGCAAGGTGGATTTCATCCTCCTTATTGGCAACCAGGACCTCCAGGACCTCCGGCACCTCCCCAGAATCGAAGAGAAAGGCCATCATCATTCAGGGATCGGCAGCGTTCACCTATTGCACTTCCTGTGAAGCAGGAGCCTCCACAAATTG ATGCAGTAAAACGCAGAACTCTTCCAGCTTGGATCCGAGAAGGTCTTGAAAAAATGGAACGTGAAAAGCAGAAGaagttggagaaagaaagaatggaacaaCAACGTTCACAAttgtccaaaaaagaaaagaaggccaCAGAAGATGCTGAAGGAGGAGATGGCCCTCGTTTACCTCAGAGAAGTAAATTT GATAGTGATGAGgaagatgaagacactgaaaatGTTGAGGCTGCAAGCAGTGGAAAAGTCACCAGAAGTCCATCTCCAGTTCCTCAAGAAGAGCAGAGTGAACCTGAGAtgactgaagaagagaaagagtacCAAATG ATGTTGCTGACAAAAATGCTTCTGACTGAAATTCTACTGGatgtcacagatgaagaaatttatTACGTAGCCAAAGATGCACATCGGAAAGCAACAAAAG CTCCTGCAAAACAGCTGGCACAGTCCAGTGCACTGGCTTCCCTCACTGGACTCG GTGGACTGGGTGGTTATGGATCAGGAGACAGTGAAGATGAGAGGAGTGACAGGGGCTCTGAGTCATCTGACACTGATGATGAGGAATTACGGCACCGAATCCGGCAAAAACAGGAAgctttttggagaaaagaaaaagaacagcagcTGTTACATGATAAACAGATGGAAG aagaAAAGCAACAAACAGAAAGGGTTACAAAAGAGATGAATGAATTTATCCATAAAGAGCAAAATAGTTTATCACTACTAGAAGCAAGAGAAGCAGACGGTGATGTggttaatgaaaagaaaagaactccaAATGAAACTACATCAGTTTTAGAACCAAAAAAAGagcataaagaaaaagagaaacaaggaaggagTAGATCCGGAAGTTCTAGTAGTGGCAGTTCCAGTAGCAATAGCAGAACTAGTAGCACAAGTAGTACTGTCTCTAGCTCTTCATACAGCTCTAGCTCAGGGAGTAGTCGCACTTCTTCTCGATCTTCTTctcctaaaaggaaaaagaggcatAGTAGGAGTAGATCTCCAACAATTAAAGCTAGACGTAGTAGGAGTAGAAGTTACTCTCGTAGAATTAAAATAGAGAGTAATAGGGCTAGAGTAAAGATTAGAGATAGGAGGAGATCTAATAGAAATAGCATTGAAAGAGAAAGACGAAGAAATCGGAGTCCTTCCCGAGAGAGACGTAGAAGTAGAAGTCGCTCAAGGGATAGGCGAACCAATCGGTCCAGTCGCAGTAGGAGTCGAGATAGGCGTAAAATTGATGATCAACGTGGAAATCTTAGTGGGAGCAGTCATAAGCACAAAGGTGAGGCTAAAgaacaagagaggaaaaaggagaggagtCGAAGTATAGATAaagataggaaaaagaaagacaaagaaagggagCGTGAACaggataagagaaaagagaaacaaaaaagggaagaaaaagattttaagttCAGTAGTCAGGATGATAGGTTAAAAAGGAAACGAGAAAGTGAAAGAACATTCTCTAGGAGTGGTTCTATATCTGTTAAAATCATCAGACATGATTCTAGACAAGATAGTAAGAAGAGTACTACCAAAGATAGTAAAAAACATTCAGGCTCTGATTCTAGTGGAAGGAGCAGTTCTGAATCTCCAGGAAGtagcaaagaaaagaaggctAAGAAGCCTAAACATAGTCGATCGCGATCCATGGAGAAATCTCAAAGGTCTGGTAAGAAGGCAAGCCGCAAACACAAGTCTAAGTCCCGATCAAG atCAACAACCCCTCCCCGTCGTAAACGCTGA
- the PNISR gene encoding arginine/serine-rich protein PNISR isoform X1 has protein sequence MWDQGGQPWQQWPLNQQQWMQSFQHQQDPSQIDWAALAQAWIAQREASGQQSMVEQPPGMMPNGQDMSTMESGPNNHGNFQGDSNFNRMWQPEWGMHQQPPHPPPDQPWMPPTPGPMDIVPPSEDSNSQDSGEFAPDNRHIFNQNNHNFGGPPDNFAVGPVNQFDYQHGAAFGPPQGGFHPPYWQPGPPGPPAPPQNRRERPSSFRDRQRSPIALPVKQEPPQIDAVKRRTLPAWIREGLEKMEREKQKKLEKERMEQQRSQLSKKEKKATEDAEGGDGPRLPQRSKFDSDEEDEDTENVEAASSGKVTRSPSPVPQEEQSEPEMTEEEKEYQMMLLTKMLLTEILLDVTDEEIYYVAKDAHRKATKAPAKQLAQSSALASLTGLGGLGGYGSGDSEDERSDRGSESSDTDDEELRHRIRQKQEAFWRKEKEQQLLHDKQMEVFLSFSVSEEKQQTERVTKEMNEFIHKEQNSLSLLEAREADGDVVNEKKRTPNETTSVLEPKKEHKEKEKQGRSRSGSSSSGSSSSNSRTSSTSSTVSSSSYSSSSGSSRTSSRSSSPKRKKRHSRSRSPTIKARRSRSRSYSRRIKIESNRARVKIRDRRRSNRNSIERERRRNRSPSRERRRSRSRSRDRRTNRSSRSRSRDRRKIDDQRGNLSGSSHKHKGEAKEQERKKERSRSIDKDRKKKDKEREREQDKRKEKQKREEKDFKFSSQDDRLKRKRESERTFSRSGSISVKIIRHDSRQDSKKSTTKDSKKHSGSDSSGRSSSESPGSSKEKKAKKPKHSRSRSMEKSQRSGKKASRKHKSKSRSRSTTPPRRKR, from the exons atGTGGGATCAAGGAGGACAGCCTTGGCAGCAGTGGCCCCTGAACCAGCAACAGTGGATGCAGTCATTCCAGCATCAGCAGGATCCAA gtCAGATTGACTGGGCTGCATTGGCTCAAGCTTGGATTGCCCAAAGAGAAGCTTCAGGACAGCAAAGCATGGTGGAACAACCACCAGGAATGATGCCAAATGGACAAGATATGTCTACAATGGAATCTGGTCCAAACAATCATGGGAATTTTCAAGGAGATTCAAACTTTAACAGAATGTGGCAACCAG AATGGGGAATGCATCAGCAACCCCCACACCCCCCTCCAGATCAGCCATGGATGCCACCAACACCAGGCCCAATGGACATTGTTCCTCCTTCCGAAGACAGCAACAGTCAGGACAGTGGGGAATTTGCCCCTGACAACAGGCATATATTTAACCAGAACAATCACAACTTTGGTGGACCACCCGATAATTTTGCAGTGGGGCCAGTGAACCAGTTTGACTATCAG CATGGGGCTGCTTTTGGTCCACCGCAAGGTGGATTTCATCCTCCTTATTGGCAACCAGGACCTCCAGGACCTCCGGCACCTCCCCAGAATCGAAGAGAAAGGCCATCATCATTCAGGGATCGGCAGCGTTCACCTATTGCACTTCCTGTGAAGCAGGAGCCTCCACAAATTG ATGCAGTAAAACGCAGAACTCTTCCAGCTTGGATCCGAGAAGGTCTTGAAAAAATGGAACGTGAAAAGCAGAAGaagttggagaaagaaagaatggaacaaCAACGTTCACAAttgtccaaaaaagaaaagaaggccaCAGAAGATGCTGAAGGAGGAGATGGCCCTCGTTTACCTCAGAGAAGTAAATTT GATAGTGATGAGgaagatgaagacactgaaaatGTTGAGGCTGCAAGCAGTGGAAAAGTCACCAGAAGTCCATCTCCAGTTCCTCAAGAAGAGCAGAGTGAACCTGAGAtgactgaagaagagaaagagtacCAAATG ATGTTGCTGACAAAAATGCTTCTGACTGAAATTCTACTGGatgtcacagatgaagaaatttatTACGTAGCCAAAGATGCACATCGGAAAGCAACAAAAG CTCCTGCAAAACAGCTGGCACAGTCCAGTGCACTGGCTTCCCTCACTGGACTCG GTGGACTGGGTGGTTATGGATCAGGAGACAGTGAAGATGAGAGGAGTGACAGGGGCTCTGAGTCATCTGACACTGATGATGAGGAATTACGGCACCGAATCCGGCAAAAACAGGAAgctttttggagaaaagaaaaagaacagcagcTGTTACATGATAAACAGATGGAAG tatttttgtctttttctgtttcagaagaAAAGCAACAAACAGAAAGGGTTACAAAAGAGATGAATGAATTTATCCATAAAGAGCAAAATAGTTTATCACTACTAGAAGCAAGAGAAGCAGACGGTGATGTggttaatgaaaagaaaagaactccaAATGAAACTACATCAGTTTTAGAACCAAAAAAAGagcataaagaaaaagagaaacaaggaaggagTAGATCCGGAAGTTCTAGTAGTGGCAGTTCCAGTAGCAATAGCAGAACTAGTAGCACAAGTAGTACTGTCTCTAGCTCTTCATACAGCTCTAGCTCAGGGAGTAGTCGCACTTCTTCTCGATCTTCTTctcctaaaaggaaaaagaggcatAGTAGGAGTAGATCTCCAACAATTAAAGCTAGACGTAGTAGGAGTAGAAGTTACTCTCGTAGAATTAAAATAGAGAGTAATAGGGCTAGAGTAAAGATTAGAGATAGGAGGAGATCTAATAGAAATAGCATTGAAAGAGAAAGACGAAGAAATCGGAGTCCTTCCCGAGAGAGACGTAGAAGTAGAAGTCGCTCAAGGGATAGGCGAACCAATCGGTCCAGTCGCAGTAGGAGTCGAGATAGGCGTAAAATTGATGATCAACGTGGAAATCTTAGTGGGAGCAGTCATAAGCACAAAGGTGAGGCTAAAgaacaagagaggaaaaaggagaggagtCGAAGTATAGATAaagataggaaaaagaaagacaaagaaagggagCGTGAACaggataagagaaaagagaaacaaaaaagggaagaaaaagattttaagttCAGTAGTCAGGATGATAGGTTAAAAAGGAAACGAGAAAGTGAAAGAACATTCTCTAGGAGTGGTTCTATATCTGTTAAAATCATCAGACATGATTCTAGACAAGATAGTAAGAAGAGTACTACCAAAGATAGTAAAAAACATTCAGGCTCTGATTCTAGTGGAAGGAGCAGTTCTGAATCTCCAGGAAGtagcaaagaaaagaaggctAAGAAGCCTAAACATAGTCGATCGCGATCCATGGAGAAATCTCAAAGGTCTGGTAAGAAGGCAAGCCGCAAACACAAGTCTAAGTCCCGATCAAG atCAACAACCCCTCCCCGTCGTAAACGCTGA